The nucleotide sequence GAAATTATGAATCGTTGGCTGTACCCCGCGCGATTGTCTACCGTTATCCGGTATCAACACCATCCTGTGCGAGCGGGTGACCAGCGATTGGAAGCGTCTTTGTTGTTATTGGCCGATCATGCCAGCGCCATTGCGGGTTTGCCTGGCATAGGAGAAGACGGGCAAACAGAAGAACTTGCGCGTGCAATGCAGTTCTGTGGCGTTACCGAACGTTTAATGGATGATGCTATCGAGTTGGCTAGAAATGATTACTTCGAATTACTACCGGTATTTATGCAACGGAAAACTGCCTGATTATTGACGAATGCTAGCTCCTCCCACAACCAAAAGAGGTCCATAATAACTTTTCGGGCACCTTTGCAAGCTTGGGCTGTCTCCTACACATGGCATGGATTTTTTTACTTATCCATGATCTAATGGCTGACCAATTTTAGATTGATACACAATCACAAAGGAAATAATGATGGGTTTGAGAATTTTTTGCCTGGTGTGCTTATTTGGCATTTCATCCGTAGCGTTTGCTGCCGGGCTCAAAACAGATAAAGAACGATTGAGTTACACCTTGGGTGTTCAGGTTGCAGAGCAATACAAGGCAAATGGAATTGACATCGACCCCGGTGTTTTTGTTGGCGCGGTGAAAGATATCTTAGGTGACAAACAACCAAAAATGACCCGCGATGAGATGATACAGGCGATACAGAAACTTCAGCAGGAACAGGCCAACCACATGAAGAAGGTTGCCGATGAAAACCTCAAGAAAGGTGAAAAGTTTCTCGCAGACAACAAAAAGAAAGATGGTGTAATAGTGTTACCCAGCGGCGTTCAATATAGCGTCGAGAAGAAAGGTGACGGTAAGCGACCTGGTTTAGATAATAGCGTTGTTGCACATTACCGCGGAACATTAATAGATGGTTCCGAGTTCGACAGTTCATATTCACGTGGACGTCCAGCGACATTCCCCGTCAGTGGCGTTATCAAAGGTTGGCAGGAAATATTGCAACTCATGCAGGTTGGCGCGAAATGGAAAGTCTTTATTCCGGCCAGTATGGGTTACGGTGAGCGAGGAGCCGGACCTAATATCGGTCCAAATGAGACTCTCGTATTTGATATAGAACTCATCGACATCAAATAAGAAAAAGGCGCCTAAGGCGCCTTTTTTTATCGTTGTACGGTTACCACAACATTCTCGGTAGCCTGGCCAACCCAGGTTTCGTTCCCCTTTTTTAAACGCCATTGGAAGTTATAGATACCAGGATCTAACGGAGCGATTACTTTGAAAGTAAAAGATTTCAATTGGCCACTATGAACCACCTCGTTGTCGTGCAATTCAACACGTGAAACTGACCATACAATATCCGCCTTAGTGTCTAGTGCTTCGAGATGATAGATATCGGGTAACCAGGGTTGGCTACCGGTATTTTTAAACGTGATAGTGATTGGATAAATCTCGCCACTATTAAAAATGGTGAAGGGTGCTGTTGAGTGTTGCAGATTAGGTAGAACCTGGTGCATAAATTCTGCGTCCAGCTCTCTGGTCCCTTGGGTTACCGTTACGACGCTTACCGGAGTCGGTTCACCAATCCAGTCTTTTCGATTCTTTTTTAAGCGCCATTGTAAGGCATAGTTACCAGGATCTGTGGGGGCAGCAATTTCGAATCGAAATGACGCAATCTCTCCAGGAGGGACGACCTCATTGTCGCGCATGGAAACCAATTTATTACCCCAAGCCTTTTCATCACTACCGGTTATGCCTAGACGATAACCATCATCATTGTTCCAGACATATTTTCCATCGTTGCGGAATTGCACGATGATCATGTATTTTTCACCCGCATTCATATTTTCAGGTACGACCTGCGAAATAAATCTGACCTGATTTGATGCACTTTCAACGACGATTTGTTCTGAGGCCGTTGCTGGGGAGATTTCTTTCTGTTCCTGCTTAAGTCGCCAGTCAATCAGGTAGATGCCACTTCTTGAGGGGCCATTTACACGTAATTTGATATTTTCCGTTTGCCCCGGTTTGATTTTGAAGTTACCAAGACTTATTGCCTGATCGGGCCAGGCACGTTGATTTGTATTGAACAGCATTTCAACCCCATTTTGGCTGGACAGAGTTTCTGTTCCGTCGTTCCTGATTCTTAGATCGGCGACTATGCCTTGACCAGTATTCAATATCTTGGGGATCTCTGCACGAAGTATCGTTGCCGCAAAGTTTTCATCGGCATATGACAAGGCGATGAAAGGATTCGACAAAAGCAGAATTGCCAGAAGGTAGCGCATATGTCCCGTACGTCCTAACCCACACAGTTTTAAAGTGGAAATATCAATTCAAGATGTATTCCGTTTTACACCGGCGAAATACCACAGAATGCGACTTTTCCCTTGGTTTGGCCTTGAAATCATTGGATAACAACTTGTCATTATGTGATCCGGTTGGCATTTTTCGGCGTTAGCTATCCATTTTTTCCTGTCGACACCCTTCCCGTAAGCACAATGAAACGGGGCGTCAA is from Gammaproteobacteria bacterium and encodes:
- a CDS encoding FKBP-type peptidyl-prolyl cis-trans isomerase; translated protein: MMGLRIFCLVCLFGISSVAFAAGLKTDKERLSYTLGVQVAEQYKANGIDIDPGVFVGAVKDILGDKQPKMTRDEMIQAIQKLQQEQANHMKKVADENLKKGEKFLADNKKKDGVIVLPSGVQYSVEKKGDGKRPGLDNSVVAHYRGTLIDGSEFDSSYSRGRPATFPVSGVIKGWQEILQLMQVGAKWKVFIPASMGYGERGAGPNIGPNETLVFDIELIDIK
- a CDS encoding NBR1-Ig-like domain-containing protein, with product MRYLLAILLLSNPFIALSYADENFAATILRAEIPKILNTGQGIVADLRIRNDGTETLSSQNGVEMLFNTNQRAWPDQAISLGNFKIKPGQTENIKLRVNGPSRSGIYLIDWRLKQEQKEISPATASEQIVVESASNQVRFISQVVPENMNAGEKYMIIVQFRNDGKYVWNNDDGYRLGITGSDEKAWGNKLVSMRDNEVVPPGEIASFRFEIAAPTDPGNYALQWRLKKNRKDWIGEPTPVSVVTVTQGTRELDAEFMHQVLPNLQHSTAPFTIFNSGEIYPITITFKNTGSQPWLPDIYHLEALDTKADIVWSVSRVELHDNEVVHSGQLKSFTFKVIAPLDPGIYNFQWRLKKGNETWVGQATENVVVTVQR